The following coding sequences are from one Bacteroidota bacterium window:
- a CDS encoding spore maturation protein — MESTFIVITKVLSTAAIPLIVFTIVLVAAIRKVKVYEEFVEGAKDGFTTAVRIIPYLVAMLVAIGMFRASGAMDILTTAISPVTDAIHFPSELLPLAIIRNLSGSGSLGLMTDIMKSHGPDSFMGRLSGAMMGSHETTFYVLAVYFGSVGVKRTRHAALGGIFSDIVALIMSVILVRWLVP; from the coding sequence ATGGAAAGCACGTTCATCGTCATCACCAAAGTCCTTTCGACGGCAGCGATTCCGCTGATCGTCTTCACAATCGTTCTGGTGGCCGCGATCCGGAAAGTCAAGGTCTATGAGGAATTCGTCGAAGGCGCGAAGGATGGCTTCACAACAGCGGTGAGAATCATCCCGTATTTAGTGGCGATGCTCGTCGCAATCGGCATGTTCCGCGCGAGTGGAGCGATGGATATTCTCACGACCGCGATTAGTCCGGTCACCGACGCGATTCATTTCCCGAGCGAACTATTGCCGCTCGCCATCATACGCAATCTTTCAGGTTCCGGCTCGCTGGGACTCATGACTGACATCATGAAATCACACGGTCCGGACAGCTTCATGGGCCGCCTTTCCGGTGCGATGATGGGCAGCCACGAGACGACATTCTATGTGCTTGCAGTGTATTTTGGCTCGGTCGGCGTGAAGCGGACGCGGCACGCGGCGCTCGGCGGTATCTTCTCGGATATCGTCGCACTGATTATGAGCGTGATTCTGGTCAGATGGCTCGTGCCGTGA
- a CDS encoding nucleoside recognition domain-containing protein yields MLNYIWLFLIAAAICVAVGRDVSEESTDRFRNGEPLTLSATPGALKPAGPNHYAGTVFLTKAEIAHFYGASEAKAVKGDTVAFAADLIQSQTNPSAGTLTLTLPANAPPVMVDAAAANGDATKLIGQAAIVDSGRLIVDSGKQMIHFPLSTFRYQLPTVHFRILAKVANEGILKIADTAVTLALGLIGVMALWLGIMKIAEAAGLVLLLAKIVRPIMTRIFPDVPPDHPAMGAMVMNMTANFLGLSNAATPLGLKAMEELNKLNPVAGTATNAMCMFLTINTTALTLVPATVIAIRLTLGSSNPTDIIMPTFLATLVSLILGVMFTRFIQRFFPVRAIEGTEAA; encoded by the coding sequence GTGCTTAATTACATCTGGCTGTTTCTTATTGCCGCCGCGATCTGCGTCGCGGTTGGTCGCGACGTGAGTGAAGAGTCGACCGACCGCTTCCGGAATGGCGAGCCACTCACGCTTTCCGCTACGCCGGGCGCGCTAAAACCGGCGGGTCCGAATCATTATGCGGGGACCGTCTTCCTGACTAAGGCTGAGATCGCTCACTTCTATGGCGCGAGCGAAGCCAAGGCTGTGAAGGGCGATACGGTCGCGTTTGCCGCCGATCTCATTCAATCGCAAACCAATCCAAGCGCCGGCACACTCACGCTGACGCTGCCAGCGAATGCTCCGCCAGTCATGGTCGATGCTGCTGCCGCCAATGGAGACGCCACAAAGCTGATCGGGCAAGCGGCGATAGTTGATAGTGGAAGGTTGATAGTGGATAGTGGAAAACAAATGATCCACTTTCCGCTATCAACCTTCCGCTATCAACTACCCACCGTCCATTTTCGAATTCTTGCGAAGGTTGCGAACGAAGGCATTCTCAAGATCGCGGACACCGCAGTTACACTCGCGTTAGGACTGATCGGCGTCATGGCGCTCTGGCTTGGCATCATGAAGATCGCCGAAGCGGCGGGACTGGTGCTGCTGTTGGCGAAGATCGTGCGACCAATCATGACACGCATCTTCCCCGATGTGCCACCCGATCATCCCGCCATGGGCGCGATGGTGATGAACATGACGGCGAATTTCTTGGGACTTTCGAACGCTGCCACGCCGCTCGGACTCAAAGCAATGGAAGAGCTGAATAAACTCAATCCCGTGGCTGGCACCGCAACGAATGCGATGTGCATGTTCCTGACGATCAATACGACGGCGCTCACGCTCGTGCCCGCAACGGTCATCGCGATTCGCCTGACGCTGGGTAGCTCGAACCCCACAGATATTATCATGCCGACGTTTTTGGCGACGTTAGTGAGCTTGATTCTTGGGGTGATGTTTACGCGGTTCATTCAGCGGTTCTTCCCGGTGCGGGCGATAGAAGGGACGGAGGCCGCGTAA
- a CDS encoding OmpA family protein, whose translation MSRLLSIALLLLIPLCVHAQTNSITGHSYWGFDLGLTGSSYIGNQNFIWHIEDPNEIDPLSPDPTHFIQAYMPLENLGSGVGLLLGGKIAVPLGENLDLAAKLRLLTNHTSRDESQDVVLAHDPTTHEVTASASSSNSYALTLSNLSLAALLNFRLSDQFYGIGGFELSTLLSNSITLHQDLTDGSTYYYSGTGDRSAVSSLDHPASSATNYFAGGRAAVQLGAGTAFTLNPGSSTMFDVELLFSIPLTEWLTSDARSHLDTMASAFFLPAITYPKLWYASLTVGIRFPFGGGGGNTANITSQGESHAESGATTSEVGSDGKVALTGTVTDAKSGKPIDATMTVVDLTSNEVVATDKTDGDGRYNVRVKAPGKYSVTADANGHLFGTAYFEVDKDGRILSNHPDIKLSETTNGRTRLLVFFDFNSSDLKSSSYPELNRAVKLMKAVPTMQVEIAGYTDSVGSPEYNRQLSEKRANSVRDYLVRNGITKARVKTHGYGEESPIADNSTDEGRAENRRVEFVVLSK comes from the coding sequence TTGTCTCGCCTTCTTTCAATCGCGTTGTTGCTGCTCATTCCGCTGTGCGTTCACGCGCAAACTAACAGTATTACCGGACATAGTTACTGGGGGTTCGATCTTGGGCTCACGGGTTCATCGTACATAGGAAATCAGAATTTCATCTGGCATATTGAGGATCCGAATGAGATTGATCCCTTAAGTCCCGATCCGACACATTTTATTCAGGCCTATATGCCTCTCGAAAATCTCGGTTCTGGCGTCGGACTTCTGCTCGGGGGCAAAATCGCAGTTCCGCTTGGCGAGAATCTCGATCTTGCCGCTAAGCTCCGCCTTCTAACCAATCATACATCCAGAGACGAAAGTCAGGACGTCGTGCTTGCGCATGATCCGACAACCCATGAGGTGACTGCCAGCGCGAGTTCATCGAACTCCTATGCGCTGACACTCTCGAACCTGAGTCTTGCGGCGCTCCTCAATTTTCGGCTCAGTGATCAGTTCTACGGCATTGGAGGATTCGAGCTTTCGACACTGCTGAGCAATTCGATCACACTTCACCAGGACCTCACCGACGGATCAACATATTATTATTCCGGCACCGGAGACCGAAGCGCCGTCAGTTCGCTCGATCATCCGGCTTCTAGTGCTACGAACTACTTCGCGGGTGGTCGCGCCGCAGTCCAACTGGGCGCCGGAACCGCATTCACACTCAATCCGGGGTCAAGTACGATGTTCGATGTCGAGCTGCTTTTCAGCATTCCATTGACCGAATGGTTGACGAGTGACGCCAGATCTCATCTGGATACAATGGCATCCGCGTTTTTCTTGCCAGCAATAACCTACCCGAAACTCTGGTACGCCTCTCTGACGGTTGGCATTCGTTTCCCATTTGGGGGTGGCGGCGGAAACACGGCGAACATAACTTCCCAAGGCGAGAGCCATGCGGAATCGGGCGCCACCACGAGTGAAGTTGGCTCCGATGGCAAGGTGGCACTGACCGGCACCGTGACTGATGCGAAAAGTGGAAAGCCGATTGACGCCACGATGACCGTGGTCGATCTGACCAGCAACGAAGTCGTCGCTACGGATAAGACCGATGGCGATGGTCGCTATAACGTGCGCGTTAAGGCGCCAGGCAAGTATTCTGTCACGGCGGATGCGAATGGCCATCTCTTCGGGACAGCGTATTTCGAAGTGGATAAAGATGGCCGCATTCTTTCGAACCATCCGGATATCAAGCTGAGCGAAACAACGAATGGCCGCACGCGCCTGCTCGTCTTCTTCGATTTCAATTCCTCGGACCTTAAGAGTTCGTCGTATCCTGAACTGAATCGAGCGGTTAAGCTGATGAAAGCCGTACCCACGATGCAGGTGGAGATCGCAGGGTATACCGATTCAGTCGGCTCGCCGGAATACAACCGGCAACTCTCCGAGAAGCGGGCGAATTCGGTGCGCGATTACCTGGTACGCAATGGCATCACCAAGGCCAGGGTCAAGACACACGGTTACGGTGAGGAGTCACCCATCGCGGATAACTCGACCGATGAAGGCCGGGCGGAGAATCGCCGCGTCGAATTTGTCGTACTGAGTAAGTAG
- a CDS encoding bi-domain-containing oxidoreductase — protein MKQLLQSLRSGAITINDVPVPTEPKRAGVIVRVHTSLISAGTEKMKVDLARASLIDKARKRPDDVKKVLAEVKQQGFWKTYQRVMNKLDTPGPLGYSCAGEVIAVSEDVDDLKPGDRVACGGQGASHAEVVGVLRNLCVKLPDNVPFVSACFTTLGAIAMQGLRQANVTFGESVVVIGLGLVGQLACAIAKAAGCVTIGVDLDDHHVEIARKHTAHHAFNRGQAGLAGTIKQLTSGHGADTVIICAATSSNDPITFSAEIARDRARIIMVGVSDIQIPRDAYFVKELEFRLSRSYGPGRYDHNYEEKGIDLPIGYVRWTERRNMQEFVRLLGEGQIDTAAITTHTFPIERAEDAYSIIAGERKERYLGMVLTYPAPITNYELRITNEVAPKAESQFLNHNSSFIIQVGFIGAGNFAQGFLLPTLKENAKLVAVANQSGASAMDAQKKFGFERMTTSADEVIAASDVNTIFIATRHGDHARLAADALRAGKNVFVEKPMAVTMEQLQLVAKAYEDARKSAEVKFMVGFNRRFSSLVGKTKTFFDDLSPKMIFYRVNAGPLPRSHWTQDETEGGGRIIGEGCHFIDTATYLVGDAAPRSVFAKSISTGRADSVDLDTVSITIDYEDGSVASILYLANGDKSLPKEEIQVFSNGRTAIMKNFTELELWDGSGKPKTESGSGKGHAEEVKAFLASFTRSGEGPIPFDSLLATTLVTFAARESLATGEVVRF, from the coding sequence TTGAAACAACTGCTCCAATCCCTCCGCTCTGGCGCGATCACAATTAATGATGTGCCAGTCCCCACCGAGCCAAAGCGCGCCGGTGTCATCGTTCGCGTCCATACCAGCCTTATCTCCGCCGGAACGGAGAAGATGAAGGTCGATCTCGCGCGGGCCTCGCTTATCGATAAAGCTCGCAAGCGTCCCGATGATGTCAAGAAGGTCCTGGCTGAAGTCAAGCAGCAAGGCTTTTGGAAGACCTATCAGCGGGTGATGAACAAGCTCGACACGCCGGGCCCGCTGGGATATTCGTGCGCCGGAGAAGTTATCGCTGTGAGCGAGGACGTGGATGATCTGAAGCCGGGCGATCGCGTTGCCTGCGGCGGACAAGGCGCGAGCCATGCAGAAGTTGTCGGCGTGCTCCGCAATTTGTGCGTGAAGCTTCCGGACAATGTTCCGTTTGTGTCCGCATGCTTCACGACGCTTGGCGCGATTGCTATGCAAGGCCTCCGCCAAGCGAATGTGACATTTGGCGAGTCGGTCGTCGTGATTGGGCTTGGACTGGTCGGTCAGCTTGCATGCGCGATTGCTAAAGCAGCCGGATGCGTAACGATCGGTGTCGATCTGGATGATCACCACGTCGAAATCGCACGCAAGCACACAGCACACCATGCGTTTAACCGAGGTCAAGCCGGACTCGCCGGTACAATCAAGCAGCTTACCAGCGGACACGGCGCGGACACTGTGATTATCTGTGCCGCAACAAGTTCGAACGATCCGATCACCTTCAGTGCCGAGATCGCCCGTGACCGCGCGCGCATTATCATGGTCGGCGTGAGCGATATTCAGATTCCGCGTGATGCTTATTTCGTAAAGGAGTTGGAGTTCCGGCTTTCGCGCTCGTACGGTCCGGGACGCTACGATCACAATTACGAAGAGAAGGGGATCGACCTTCCAATCGGCTACGTGCGCTGGACCGAGCGCCGCAACATGCAGGAATTTGTCCGGCTACTCGGCGAAGGACAAATCGACACCGCTGCAATCACCACACACACGTTCCCCATCGAGCGCGCCGAAGATGCTTACTCCATCATCGCCGGCGAACGCAAGGAGCGGTATTTGGGGATGGTGCTGACCTATCCGGCGCCAATTACGAATTACGAATTACGAATTACGAATGAAGTTGCACCGAAAGCTGAGTCCCAATTCCTCAATCATAACTCGTCATTCATAATTCAAGTGGGTTTTATCGGCGCCGGCAACTTCGCGCAAGGATTCCTGCTGCCTACGCTCAAAGAGAACGCCAAGCTGGTTGCTGTTGCGAATCAATCCGGCGCGAGCGCAATGGATGCGCAAAAGAAGTTTGGCTTCGAGCGCATGACAACTTCCGCCGATGAAGTTATCGCGGCCAGTGACGTCAACACGATCTTTATCGCAACGCGTCACGGTGATCATGCTCGGCTGGCTGCGGATGCGCTCCGGGCTGGAAAGAATGTATTTGTCGAGAAACCGATGGCGGTGACGATGGAGCAATTGCAGTTGGTCGCGAAGGCCTACGAAGACGCGCGCAAATCTGCCGAAGTGAAATTCATGGTTGGCTTTAATCGTAGGTTCTCATCGCTTGTTGGGAAGACCAAGACGTTCTTCGATGATCTCTCGCCAAAGATGATTTTCTATCGTGTGAACGCTGGACCACTTCCGCGCTCGCACTGGACGCAGGACGAAACCGAAGGCGGTGGACGAATCATCGGCGAGGGCTGCCACTTCATTGATACTGCGACTTACCTCGTGGGTGATGCCGCGCCGCGCTCGGTCTTCGCAAAATCTATTTCGACAGGTCGCGCAGACTCCGTCGATCTCGATACAGTCTCCATCACAATCGACTACGAGGATGGCTCGGTTGCGAGCATCCTGTATCTCGCCAATGGCGATAAATCGCTTCCGAAGGAAGAGATACAGGTCTTCTCGAATGGCCGCACCGCAATTATGAAGAATTTTACGGAGCTTGAACTCTGGGACGGCTCCGGCAAACCCAAGACTGAGTCCGGCTCTGGCAAAGGCCACGCAGAGGAAGTCAAGGCCTTTCTTGCCAGTTTCACACGATCAGGAGAAGGCCCGATCCCGTTCGATTCGCTGCTGGCGACGACACTCGTCACTTTCGCTGCTCGGGAATCGCTAGCGACCGGTGAAGTGGTGCGGTTTTAG
- the mazG gene encoding nucleoside triphosphate pyrophosphohydrolase, translating into MNRQNAPSQSPSDNLIASDEAALAALTEFIQILRRLRLECPWDREQTHASLRPMLIEEAYETLEAIEHGIVTGDYTELKKELGDMLLHILFHSELAREEGHFTLEQVLRTEADKLIYRHPHVFGDTQVTGAEHVSRNWEQLKRAEKGRTSVLDGIPHALPALQKATRTQERAAKVGFDWPDSDSVWEKVREEVFEFEDELAKVDNRKQEEFGDLLFSLVNLARHEGMDPEHALREATKKFERRFRMVESEVEASGRPMADFTLAELDAIWDRVKHMV; encoded by the coding sequence ATGAATCGCCAAAATGCTCCTTCTCAGTCCCCCAGCGATAATCTCATTGCCAGCGATGAGGCTGCCCTCGCGGCACTCACCGAATTCATACAGATCCTCCGCCGCCTTCGTCTGGAGTGTCCCTGGGACCGTGAACAGACGCATGCCTCGCTCCGGCCTATGCTCATCGAAGAAGCCTATGAGACCCTCGAAGCGATCGAGCACGGGATAGTCACAGGAGACTACACTGAACTAAAAAAAGAACTCGGAGATATGTTATTACACATCCTATTCCACTCGGAACTTGCCCGGGAAGAGGGCCATTTCACCCTGGAACAGGTCCTCCGCACCGAGGCCGATAAGCTCATTTACCGCCATCCGCATGTGTTTGGGGATACTCAGGTTACCGGTGCCGAGCACGTAAGCCGCAACTGGGAACAGCTAAAACGCGCCGAAAAGGGCAGAACCAGCGTTTTGGACGGAATCCCGCACGCCCTTCCGGCCTTACAAAAAGCCACCCGGACCCAGGAGCGAGCTGCCAAAGTCGGATTCGACTGGCCAGATTCCGATAGTGTATGGGAAAAAGTACGGGAGGAGGTCTTCGAGTTCGAAGATGAACTCGCAAAAGTGGATAACCGAAAGCAGGAGGAGTTCGGTGACCTGCTGTTTTCGCTTGTCAATCTCGCCCGCCACGAAGGGATGGACCCCGAGCATGCCTTGCGTGAAGCCACCAAGAAATTCGAGCGCCGATTCCGAATGGTTGAATCCGAAGTCGAGGCCTCTGGCCGACCCATGGCCGACTTCACACTTGCCGAACTGGATGCCATTTGGGATCGGGTGAAGCACATGGTTTGA
- the aroF gene encoding 3-deoxy-7-phosphoheptulonate synthase: MIIVMQRGASEAHIQQISKFLTSRGIRAERLDGQEQTVFGIVGKSGGYDLASMAAMPGVQEVVRVSTPFRLAARSGHPEDTVITMPDGTRIGGNAPSVMIAGPCSVEGYDQLRRTAEFVRNLGVRFLRGGAFKPRTSPYSFQGLGFDGLELLKKIGEEFGLFIVTEVMEPAHVPAVAEFADVLQCGSRNMQNYPLLRQLGNIRKPVMLKRGAGSTIEEWLMASEYILAGGNGNVVLCERGIRTFEPSLRFTADIAAVPVVKKLSHLPVIVDPSHATGQREFVGSIARAALAAGSDGLMVEVHHDPDRSLSDGAQSLTFEQFEELMGELVRVGDAVNRPLLVEPFNRIVNNGERRVENEKPA, translated from the coding sequence ATGATCATTGTCATGCAACGCGGGGCTTCAGAAGCCCACATTCAGCAGATTTCGAAATTCCTCACCAGCCGTGGCATCCGTGCCGAGCGGTTGGATGGGCAGGAACAGACTGTTTTCGGCATTGTCGGAAAGAGTGGCGGGTACGATCTAGCCTCGATGGCCGCTATGCCAGGCGTCCAGGAAGTGGTTCGTGTTTCGACGCCGTTCCGGCTAGCGGCTCGTTCCGGGCATCCGGAGGATACCGTCATTACCATGCCGGACGGAACCCGGATTGGCGGCAATGCACCTTCGGTCATGATCGCGGGGCCTTGCTCGGTCGAGGGCTACGACCAACTTCGGCGCACGGCAGAATTCGTGCGCAATCTTGGCGTGCGGTTTCTTCGTGGCGGGGCATTCAAGCCGCGCACCTCGCCGTATAGCTTTCAGGGACTTGGCTTCGATGGACTCGAGCTTCTCAAGAAGATCGGCGAGGAATTCGGTCTCTTCATCGTGACTGAAGTCATGGAGCCAGCTCATGTTCCAGCGGTTGCTGAGTTCGCTGATGTATTGCAGTGTGGCTCTCGCAACATGCAGAATTATCCGCTCCTGCGTCAACTTGGCAATATCCGCAAGCCCGTGATGCTCAAGCGAGGTGCGGGATCCACCATCGAGGAATGGCTGATGGCCTCCGAATATATTCTGGCCGGCGGCAATGGAAATGTCGTGCTGTGCGAGCGCGGTATTCGCACGTTCGAGCCATCGCTCCGATTCACAGCAGATATCGCAGCGGTTCCGGTTGTCAAAAAGCTATCCCATTTGCCCGTCATCGTCGATCCATCGCACGCTACCGGGCAGCGCGAATTTGTCGGAAGCATTGCTCGTGCCGCTCTGGCGGCGGGCTCCGATGGCTTGATGGTCGAAGTCCACCACGATCCCGATCGTTCGCTTTCGGATGGCGCTCAGTCGCTGACATTCGAGCAGTTCGAGGAGTTGATGGGCGAACTGGTCCGCGTCGGGGATGCTGTGAACCGGCCGCTCCTAGTCGAGCCCTTCAACCGGATTGTGAATAATGGAGAGCGGAGAGTGGAGAACGAGAAGCCGGCATAG
- a CDS encoding CoA-binding protein, translating into MTIPELLHTSKTIAIVGISDDLTRPSSEVAGALMRRGFTIIPVNPRLKEWHGIPAYPYVSQIPEDIAIDIVDIFRRSEFTPDTVRDVLKRRNKPRCIWLQQEIVNAESRKLAEDAGIFYVEDRCTAVDAALARVKV; encoded by the coding sequence GTGACCATTCCCGAACTGTTGCACACTTCCAAGACGATCGCTATCGTCGGAATTTCGGATGATCTCACCAGACCAAGCTCGGAGGTTGCCGGAGCTTTGATGCGTCGTGGGTTTACGATTATCCCGGTCAATCCACGACTGAAGGAGTGGCACGGTATTCCCGCCTACCCCTATGTTTCGCAAATCCCGGAGGATATTGCCATTGACATCGTAGACATCTTTCGGCGTAGTGAATTCACCCCCGATACTGTCCGCGATGTCCTGAAGCGCAGGAACAAACCGCGTTGCATTTGGCTGCAGCAAGAAATTGTAAATGCCGAGTCGCGCAAACTTGCCGAGGATGCTGGCATCTTTTACGTCGAAGATCGCTGCACGGCAGTTGATGCGGCACTGGCACGCGTGAAGGTCTAG
- a CDS encoding RsmE family RNA methyltransferase produces MESLIVVPDDVDRLRNELILRGDEAHHALKSLRLRPGDALLATDLEGICYECQLTGEQDKNALCSIQKVLPNFGEPSRDVLLIQAMIAQPARWEFLLEKATELGVSQIQPIITERTEQRHLRRDRSERILRAAVKQTKRSRLPTLLMPDDNELGSFEDALQSARQAGREIILLHDEAVEALGTASTSSIAIVVGPEGGFTDAELRVALDRGARLASLGSRRLRAETAAIAALAILSV; encoded by the coding sequence ATGGAAAGCCTCATCGTTGTGCCCGATGATGTCGATCGTCTCAGAAACGAACTCATCCTTCGCGGGGATGAAGCGCACCATGCGCTCAAGTCACTTCGGCTTCGGCCCGGTGATGCACTGCTTGCCACCGATCTCGAAGGCATCTGCTACGAATGCCAACTGACAGGCGAACAGGATAAGAACGCGCTCTGCTCGATTCAAAAAGTCCTGCCAAACTTCGGCGAGCCATCACGTGATGTCTTGCTCATCCAAGCGATGATCGCCCAACCGGCCCGCTGGGAATTCCTACTCGAGAAAGCCACCGAACTCGGTGTCTCGCAGATTCAACCCATCATAACGGAGCGGACCGAACAGCGGCACCTGCGCCGCGACCGATCCGAACGCATTCTGCGAGCGGCCGTGAAACAGACCAAGCGATCGCGATTGCCAACGCTTCTGATGCCGGATGACAATGAACTCGGCTCATTTGAGGATGCGCTCCAATCGGCTCGTCAAGCCGGACGAGAAATCATTCTGCTTCACGATGAAGCAGTCGAAGCTCTCGGTACTGCTTCGACTTCGTCCATTGCTATCGTCGTGGGTCCTGAAGGTGGGTTTACAGATGCCGAGCTTCGCGTTGCTCTCGATCGAGGTGCACGACTCGCCTCACTTGGCTCGCGCCGTCTGCGGGCGGAGACCGCTGCCATCGCCGCGCTGGCGATATTATCAGTTTAG
- a CDS encoding GNAT family N-acetyltransferase, translating to MPSTGLPPLDLSRFFEVHPRLETERLVLREITMADQVAIFEYASDPEATQYMVFPTHRSVDETIPFIESCPRDFAARTRIEFGIVLKENGTLIGTCGMHHFAPDHHRLEIGYILNRSRWGKGYMTEAANELIRFAFDEMGMHRVQATCDLDNERSARVMERCGMTHEATLTDYELRRGKFVSIKIYGIVKVV from the coding sequence ATGCCATCTACGGGCCTCCCTCCGCTCGACCTCTCCCGGTTCTTCGAGGTGCATCCCAGGCTCGAAACCGAGCGTCTCGTGCTGCGCGAGATCACGATGGCCGATCAAGTCGCGATCTTCGAATATGCGAGCGACCCGGAAGCAACGCAATACATGGTCTTCCCGACACATCGCTCGGTGGATGAGACGATTCCATTTATCGAGAGCTGTCCAAGGGATTTTGCCGCACGCACGCGAATCGAATTCGGGATCGTGCTGAAAGAGAATGGGACGCTCATCGGCACGTGCGGGATGCATCATTTCGCGCCGGATCATCACCGGTTGGAGATCGGCTATATTCTCAATCGGTCCCGCTGGGGCAAAGGCTACATGACCGAGGCTGCCAATGAACTCATCCGTTTTGCATTCGACGAGATGGGCATGCATCGCGTGCAGGCAACCTGCGATCTTGACAACGAGCGATCGGCACGTGTCATGGAGCGCTGCGGCATGACGCACGAAGCGACGCTGACTGACTATGAGCTTCGGCGCGGAAAGTTTGTGAGCATCAAGATCTATGGGATTGTCAAAGTAGTGTAG
- a CDS encoding sigma-54 dependent transcriptional regulator translates to MPPALTSAEEQAAPILIVDDEPFVADLVNHWVHDVWDYPTIVAYSGEAGIVAMREKKPRLVLLDINLPDIHGIDVLRAMRSADEHLPIVMISAQESVSVAVESLKAGAYDYLTKPIDTERLQVIIRNALQTHSFHEKLRALRAELNNRYDFSNIISSDPRMHDVFKLMRKACTSDITVCVFGDSGTGKELVARALHANSERRDGPFQVINCAAIPHELLESELFGHEKGSFTGAIGRKIGKFEAANGGTLFLDEIGDMELMLQAKLLRAIQEREFERVGGTEAVRVDVRIICATNNDLREAIAAKRFREDLYYRIATFPITLPRLAERKGDILLLAESFLKRFNDRRGLNIHAISHAAIEAMMAYPWPGNIRELESTIERAVLIAEGDAIHLEDLPMAIREYSEIPVEGEIRARDFFDPAKNHEVLPLDDLRKMAVEHAWKVCKENLSDTAQRLAISRSTMYRLIELYKIETKDGQATPVEAEAAV, encoded by the coding sequence ATGCCCCCAGCGTTGACCTCCGCCGAAGAGCAAGCCGCTCCCATCCTGATTGTCGACGATGAACCGTTCGTCGCGGACCTCGTCAATCACTGGGTCCATGACGTGTGGGATTATCCTACGATCGTCGCGTATTCCGGTGAGGCAGGAATCGTCGCGATGCGCGAAAAAAAGCCGCGGCTGGTCCTGCTCGATATTAATCTGCCGGACATCCATGGCATCGATGTGCTGCGCGCCATGCGAAGCGCCGACGAGCATCTGCCGATCGTAATGATCAGCGCGCAGGAGAGCGTCTCCGTTGCCGTGGAATCGCTCAAGGCCGGTGCGTATGATTATCTGACAAAACCGATCGACACCGAGCGGCTGCAAGTCATCATTCGGAATGCGTTGCAGACACACAGCTTCCACGAGAAACTGCGCGCACTCCGGGCGGAGCTGAACAACCGCTACGATTTTTCGAATATCATCTCCAGCGATCCGAGGATGCATGACGTGTTCAAGCTCATGCGCAAAGCCTGCACGAGTGACATCACCGTCTGCGTGTTCGGTGATTCCGGTACTGGCAAAGAACTCGTCGCGCGCGCCTTGCATGCGAACAGCGAGCGCCGCGATGGACCGTTTCAGGTCATCAATTGCGCGGCTATCCCGCACGAGTTGCTGGAAAGCGAACTCTTCGGTCACGAAAAAGGAAGCTTCACTGGCGCGATCGGGCGAAAGATCGGAAAGTTCGAAGCCGCCAACGGCGGTACGCTGTTCCTCGATGAGATCGGCGACATGGAGTTGATGCTTCAGGCGAAGCTTCTGCGCGCGATCCAAGAGCGCGAGTTCGAGCGCGTCGGCGGCACCGAGGCCGTTCGCGTCGATGTCCGAATTATCTGTGCGACGAACAACGATCTTCGCGAAGCCATCGCGGCCAAGCGCTTCCGCGAGGATCTCTATTATCGCATCGCGACATTCCCAATCACCTTGCCGCGTCTGGCCGAGCGCAAGGGTGATATTCTACTGCTGGCCGAGTCATTCCTGAAGCGATTTAACGACCGGCGCGGACTGAACATCCATGCGATCTCGCATGCGGCCATCGAAGCCATGATGGCTTACCCCTGGCCCGGTAACATTCGCGAACTCGAGAGTACCATCGAGCGTGCTGTACTCATTGCCGAGGGCGATGCGATCCACCTCGAAGATCTTCCGATGGCCATTCGCGAGTACAGCGAAATTCCCGTTGAAGGCGAAATCCGAGCACGCGACTTTTTCGATCCTGCCAAGAACCACGAAGTGCTCCCGCTCGATGATTTGCGCAAGATGGCTGTCGAACATGCCTGGAAAGTCTGCAAAGAGAACCTGAGCGATACCGCGCAGCGGCTCGCCATCAGCCGCTCGACCATGTACCGGCTGATCGAACTCTACAAGATCGAAACCAAAGACGGCCAGGCCACGCCCGTCGAAGCAGAAGCAGCGGTGTAA